The following proteins are co-located in the Maridesulfovibrio sp. genome:
- a CDS encoding formate dehydrogenase accessory protein FdhE yields the protein MGKNKKKRDVQAGLFALRTRMPALENIFDAFGPLVIALEKADDLLADWNGYEIPEAYAPRFEQGVALLADMELPELGEKYREVFMLVAGAVTEGLPAISKEVDKIVAAVGEVDNFNDLAKALWDEDSKMLRSLIDEWKIDDQTLAFIGTMALKPFMARMEPEAAKAIENMAWHKGYCPVCGTFPDLALLKKSGDDNAYLKSHGGQRWLHCSCCGHEWRFKRNTCPWCENEDIEKLRYLQADERKNERVDVCESCKHYFVTIDTRELTDQPDPRVAPLGLVHLDISAQEKDYLPLAETPWNVL from the coding sequence ATGGGTAAGAATAAGAAAAAACGTGACGTTCAGGCTGGGCTTTTTGCTTTGCGTACGAGAATGCCTGCCTTAGAAAATATTTTTGATGCTTTCGGGCCGTTGGTTATTGCTCTGGAAAAAGCAGATGATCTTTTGGCGGATTGGAATGGCTATGAAATCCCGGAAGCATATGCCCCGCGTTTTGAGCAGGGTGTTGCCTTACTGGCGGATATGGAATTGCCGGAACTTGGTGAAAAGTACCGCGAAGTGTTCATGCTGGTTGCAGGGGCCGTTACTGAGGGGCTACCTGCGATATCCAAAGAGGTCGATAAAATCGTAGCTGCAGTAGGTGAGGTTGATAATTTTAATGATCTTGCCAAGGCTCTTTGGGATGAAGATAGCAAGATGCTACGGTCCTTGATTGATGAATGGAAGATTGATGACCAGACTCTGGCATTCATCGGGACTATGGCTCTTAAGCCTTTCATGGCCCGCATGGAACCTGAAGCAGCCAAGGCCATTGAGAATATGGCTTGGCATAAGGGTTATTGCCCGGTCTGCGGCACTTTTCCTGATCTTGCCCTGCTTAAGAAGTCCGGTGATGACAATGCCTATCTGAAATCCCACGGCGGGCAGCGCTGGCTGCATTGTTCCTGTTGCGGACACGAATGGCGGTTCAAGCGTAACACCTGCCCATGGTGCGAGAATGAGGATATTGAGAAGCTCCGATACCTGCAGGCAGATGAGCGCAAGAATGAGCGTGTAGATGTCTGTGAATCGTGCAAGCATTATTTCGTGACCATCGATACCCGTGAGCTCACCGATCAGCCCGACCCGCGTGTTGCACCGTTGGGGCTGGTGCATCTTGATATCAGCGCACAGGAAAAAGATTATCTGCCTCTGGCTGAAACTCCTTGGAATGTACTGTAA
- a CDS encoding helix-turn-helix domain-containing protein translates to MRVGFENALLDALNSVKHGRKTPEESVYQLYEAYPNLADIPHETRQARRDRKMAMVVKFKKQGLENATIAKRLGITTSYVRRLYKRAMELEARGDYIL, encoded by the coding sequence GTGAGAGTAGGTTTTGAAAATGCTTTGCTGGATGCTCTTAATTCCGTCAAACATGGGCGCAAAACCCCTGAAGAATCTGTTTACCAGCTCTATGAGGCTTATCCGAATCTGGCCGATATACCGCACGAAACAAGACAGGCCAGACGGGATAGGAAGATGGCCATGGTTGTGAAGTTTAAAAAACAGGGACTTGAAAACGCTACAATCGCTAAGAGATTGGGAATTACTACAAGCTATGTGCGTAGGCTGTATAAACGGGCCATGGAACTGGAAGCGCGAGGTGACTATATATTATGA
- a CDS encoding phage capsid protein: MGKNDVSAAFTSEFEDGVHIIYSGQGGSKLRNTVRTKTNVTGKDVTFQKKGKGSAGKKTRNGDVPLMNPDHTPATATLGDWYAAELVDKLDEFKIQHDERKTSQVIAASALGGVIDGRIIGQAALTTNVIGDGATGFSKLKLQQGNKILNGNSVPQDGNRYAIVGPNQWEELMNIKEFASSDYSKELFPWLQYAEGKSWNGYTWVMLPDLPLVDGVRSCFLYHKTAIGLAEACDVQCDIDWVPLKAAHLVNSYISAGAVLIDGEGVVEIKCDDDAPLA; this comes from the coding sequence ATGGGCAAGAACGATGTCAGTGCAGCCTTTACTTCTGAATTTGAAGACGGTGTACACATTATCTATTCGGGTCAGGGCGGCTCCAAACTGCGTAATACAGTGCGTACCAAGACTAACGTAACCGGCAAGGATGTTACTTTTCAGAAAAAAGGGAAAGGCTCGGCGGGCAAAAAGACCCGCAACGGCGATGTTCCGCTCATGAACCCGGATCACACTCCGGCAACAGCCACTTTGGGAGACTGGTATGCTGCGGAACTGGTGGACAAACTGGATGAATTTAAAATTCAGCACGATGAACGCAAGACCTCTCAGGTCATTGCCGCTTCAGCCCTCGGTGGAGTTATTGACGGGCGTATCATCGGTCAGGCAGCCCTAACAACGAACGTCATCGGTGACGGTGCCACTGGTTTCAGTAAGCTCAAGCTTCAGCAGGGAAACAAAATTCTTAACGGAAACAGCGTTCCGCAGGACGGCAACAGATATGCCATTGTCGGACCGAACCAGTGGGAAGAACTGATGAACATTAAGGAGTTCGCATCCAGCGATTACTCCAAAGAGCTTTTCCCCTGGCTTCAGTATGCAGAAGGTAAAAGTTGGAACGGCTATACTTGGGTGATGCTGCCGGATCTCCCTCTGGTTGACGGTGTGCGTAGCTGCTTCCTGTACCACAAGACCGCTATCGGATTGGCTGAAGCCTGTGATGTCCAGTGCGATATTGACTGGGTTCCTCTTAAGGCGGCCCATCTGGTGAACAGTTACATTTCCGCCGGTGCGGTTCTGATCGACGGTGAAGGCGTGGTTGAAATCAAATGCGATGACGATGCACCGCTCGCATAA
- the thiF gene encoding sulfur carrier protein ThiS adenylyltransferase ThiF — protein MNSTEQGIAKYLGEDRLRYLQAVHIGIAGAGGLGSNCAMYLVRSGFKQFVIADFDRIEESNLNRQFYFMEQVCTNKVDALCENLKSINPDLDITAHATAVSRENVHELFGECDVIIEAFDGAAAKKALVETFLPTGKLLVTASGMGGTGNTDEIKTRKVRDNFYIVGDMKTECNAETPPFSPRVAICAAKQADIVLNHYLNKFQEAK, from the coding sequence GTGAACAGCACAGAGCAAGGCATAGCAAAATATCTCGGTGAGGACCGTCTGCGCTACCTGCAAGCGGTCCACATCGGCATTGCAGGAGCCGGAGGACTGGGTTCCAACTGCGCTATGTACCTTGTACGCAGTGGGTTCAAGCAATTTGTCATTGCCGACTTTGACCGGATCGAGGAATCCAACCTCAACCGCCAATTCTATTTCATGGAACAGGTCTGCACCAACAAAGTTGATGCTCTCTGCGAGAACCTGAAATCCATCAACCCGGACCTCGACATAACTGCTCATGCTACCGCTGTCAGCCGTGAAAATGTTCATGAGTTGTTCGGCGAGTGCGATGTTATCATCGAAGCCTTTGACGGCGCAGCAGCCAAAAAAGCACTTGTAGAAACATTCCTGCCCACGGGCAAACTGCTGGTAACGGCATCAGGAATGGGCGGCACAGGCAATACGGATGAAATCAAAACCCGCAAGGTCCGCGACAACTTCTACATTGTCGGAGACATGAAAACCGAGTGCAATGCCGAGACCCCGCCATTCTCACCAAGGGTAGCAATCTGCGCCGCCAAACAGGCCGACATTGTTCTCAATCATTACCTGAACAAATTCCAAGAAGCCAAATAG
- a CDS encoding transporter substrate-binding domain-containing protein: MILRLFLYAIFMLLMFSNTASAQSLHNTTFMVESIIPYAYISNGTATGINVEILIEALAAVNIKRPASDVQIIPWARAYKTILSAPNTCTISTVRSPKRESLFKWAGPITGYECSFISKKKNKKINIINNLKRLKTAAIRDAISYDTLIKMGFNKKNVEAVVTIKMLVQKLQYGRVDIIFSNPHAIFNEMKNLNINTNNYEIIKTVNTGDMYCAFNNATDDSLVKKLQRGIDIIRANGKLDQIIDKYRQQLNK; this comes from the coding sequence ATGATCCTACGCCTATTTTTATACGCCATATTTATGCTATTGATGTTCAGTAACACAGCATCAGCACAATCTTTGCACAACACCACATTCATGGTGGAATCCATAATCCCTTATGCCTACATCAGCAATGGAACTGCAACGGGAATAAACGTTGAAATACTGATAGAAGCACTCGCAGCTGTAAACATAAAGCGACCTGCTTCTGATGTACAAATCATTCCATGGGCGCGAGCATATAAAACGATACTTTCAGCACCAAACACATGTACAATAAGCACCGTAAGAAGCCCGAAGCGGGAGTCTCTTTTTAAATGGGCAGGCCCAATAACAGGCTACGAATGCTCCTTTATTTCAAAAAAGAAAAACAAAAAAATAAATATTATCAACAACCTTAAAAGGCTTAAAACTGCAGCAATAAGAGATGCAATCTCTTATGACACTTTGATTAAAATGGGTTTTAATAAGAAAAATGTAGAAGCAGTAGTAACCATAAAAATGCTGGTTCAAAAGTTACAATACGGCAGGGTGGATATAATCTTCAGCAACCCACATGCTATTTTCAATGAAATGAAAAATTTAAATATCAACACCAATAATTATGAGATAATAAAAACAGTCAATACGGGGGATATGTATTGCGCCTTTAACAATGCAACAGATGATTCATTAGTAAAAAAGCTCCAACGAGGCATTGATATTATCCGGGCTAACGGAAAGCTGGATCAAATTATCGACAAATACAGACAACAGCTGAACAAATAA
- the thiE gene encoding thiamine phosphate synthase, translating into MSTKKITRQNILDTDIYCLTALKFSKDRSNIEVVREMLDNGIKLIQYREKEIKSGQKYEECMEIRRMTREAGAAFIVNDDIDLAMMVEADGIHIGQEDFPVHAVRKLIGDEMAIGLSTHAPEEALAAVEAGVDYIGVGPIFKTYTKDDVVDPVGFEYLDWVVKNINIPFVAIGGIKEHNIAEVMNRGAKCVALVTEIVSADDIGGMIKDLRSAMPK; encoded by the coding sequence ATGAGCACCAAAAAAATCACCCGCCAGAACATCCTTGATACAGATATTTACTGTCTTACCGCCCTGAAATTTTCCAAGGACCGCTCCAATATCGAAGTTGTCCGCGAGATGCTCGATAACGGCATCAAACTGATCCAGTACCGTGAGAAGGAAATCAAGTCCGGGCAGAAGTATGAAGAGTGCATGGAAATCCGCCGCATGACCCGCGAAGCCGGGGCCGCCTTCATCGTCAATGACGACATCGATCTCGCCATGATGGTCGAAGCGGACGGCATCCATATCGGGCAGGAAGATTTTCCGGTCCACGCAGTACGCAAGCTCATCGGTGATGAAATGGCCATCGGCCTTTCCACCCACGCTCCCGAAGAAGCACTGGCTGCTGTTGAGGCTGGTGTAGATTACATCGGCGTAGGTCCCATCTTTAAGACTTACACCAAAGATGATGTTGTTGATCCCGTAGGCTTCGAATATCTCGACTGGGTAGTCAAGAATATCAATATTCCCTTCGTAGCTATCGGCGGTATCAAAGAGCACAACATTGCCGAGGTAATGAACCGTGGCGCAAAATGCGTAGCCCTCGTCACCGAAATCGTCAGCGCAGATGATATCGGCGGCATGATCAAAGACCTGCGCTCTGCAATGCCCAAATAA
- a CDS encoding terminase large subunit domain-containing protein yields the protein MSKMPQKVVIPYSPRTLQRQVYRDQRPYRFSVEICHRRFGKTVMSVNKLIRRSIQSELPDCFSSYIAPLYRQAKAVAWPYLKYYLWNYPGISFNEAELKACFPRDSKGRQKVIQLLGANNPDSLRGLYFDGVIFDEIEQMPWNTWTEIVRPALADRKGWADFIGTPKGKNVLWKLYQRAKNDPNWFAALYRASETGILDPEELEAMKADMSPEEYEQEMECSFMAAIKGAFFGRLMADAERDKRIANVSYDSSLPVHTSWDLGMSDSTSIWFVQAYPGGKYAVIDYYEASGEGLDHYANVLSEKPYSYGRHIAPHDIRVRELGTGKSRLEVARSLGIRFDVAPNIPVQDGINAVRTMIPNCHFDQGRCDLGIEALLHYRRQFKEKAGDFAAKPLHDWSSHAVDAFRYFAVGFREDRRRGPRQTHTINSHSSIGLAGGGHRQQARAESNLWSM from the coding sequence ATGAGTAAGATGCCTCAGAAAGTTGTCATCCCTTATTCCCCGCGCACTCTTCAGCGTCAGGTTTACAGGGATCAACGCCCTTACCGCTTTTCTGTCGAGATCTGCCATAGGCGTTTCGGTAAGACGGTCATGTCCGTCAACAAGTTGATCCGGCGCAGTATTCAGTCCGAACTGCCGGACTGTTTCAGCTCATACATTGCACCGCTCTACCGTCAGGCTAAAGCGGTGGCATGGCCGTACCTGAAATATTACCTGTGGAACTATCCGGGGATCAGCTTCAATGAAGCAGAGCTGAAAGCATGCTTTCCCAGAGATTCCAAGGGACGGCAAAAGGTCATTCAGCTTCTTGGAGCCAACAACCCGGACAGCCTGCGCGGTTTGTATTTTGACGGCGTGATCTTTGACGAGATCGAACAGATGCCATGGAACACATGGACTGAAATCGTCCGTCCTGCATTAGCTGACCGTAAGGGCTGGGCTGATTTCATCGGTACACCCAAGGGCAAGAACGTCCTTTGGAAATTGTACCAGCGGGCCAAGAACGACCCGAACTGGTTTGCGGCACTTTATCGTGCTTCCGAGACAGGAATCCTTGATCCTGAAGAACTGGAAGCCATGAAGGCGGATATGTCTCCTGAAGAATACGAACAGGAGATGGAATGCAGCTTCATGGCGGCAATCAAGGGCGCGTTCTTCGGCAGGCTGATGGCAGATGCCGAGCGGGACAAACGTATCGCTAATGTCTCTTACGATTCCAGCTTGCCTGTTCATACTTCATGGGACCTTGGCATGAGCGATTCGACTTCAATCTGGTTCGTGCAGGCGTATCCCGGAGGCAAGTACGCTGTGATCGACTACTACGAGGCCAGCGGCGAAGGCTTGGACCACTACGCCAACGTGCTCAGTGAGAAACCGTACAGCTACGGACGGCACATTGCGCCTCACGATATCCGGGTACGCGAACTGGGTACGGGAAAAAGCCGGCTTGAGGTTGCCCGGTCTTTAGGAATCCGGTTTGACGTGGCTCCTAACATTCCGGTGCAGGACGGCATCAACGCTGTGCGAACCATGATTCCCAACTGCCACTTTGATCAGGGCCGTTGTGATCTGGGCATTGAAGCCCTGCTTCATTACCGCCGCCAGTTCAAGGAGAAGGCTGGAGACTTTGCAGCCAAGCCGCTGCACGACTGGTCATCTCATGCGGTGGATGCGTTCAGATATTTTGCCGTTGGTTTTCGCGAGGATCGCAGGCGCGGCCCCCGGCAGACTCACACTATCAACTCTCACAGCTCTATCGGCCTCGCAGGGGGTGGACACCGCCAGCAGGCAAGAGCTGAAAGCAACCTATGGAGCATGTAA
- a CDS encoding transporter substrate-binding domain-containing protein, which translates to MLRYLLTTISLIFFLNVTASAQSLNDTIFITEELPPYNFVIDGKPTGFAVDILLAALNATGIKADISKVHVYPWPRAYKDVLAKPNHCLFSTVRNNAREELFKWAGPIANYDVDFIAAKDRIKANNIDDIKKSKISVIKNDIAYETILAEKFDEEQIDLSYSVISMIKKLNKGRVDIIAGNREAIFYKMGQNHINPKNYEVIFSIETAPLYFAFNKYTSDAVVRRFQIGIDKIRKEGKLDWLVRTYLPDN; encoded by the coding sequence ATGCTTAGATATCTACTTACCACTATCTCCTTAATATTTTTCCTGAATGTCACAGCATCAGCCCAATCCCTAAATGACACTATCTTTATTACTGAAGAGCTCCCGCCTTATAATTTTGTAATTGATGGAAAGCCCACAGGGTTTGCTGTTGATATTCTTTTGGCAGCACTCAATGCAACAGGGATTAAAGCTGATATTTCAAAGGTGCATGTCTACCCTTGGCCGAGGGCTTACAAGGATGTTTTAGCCAAGCCCAACCACTGCCTCTTCAGCACAGTACGCAACAATGCCCGGGAAGAGTTGTTCAAATGGGCCGGCCCCATTGCAAACTATGACGTTGATTTCATCGCCGCTAAGGACCGAATAAAAGCAAACAACATTGATGATATTAAAAAATCCAAAATAAGTGTGATAAAAAACGATATTGCATATGAAACTATTCTAGCTGAAAAGTTTGATGAAGAACAAATAGACCTATCATACTCTGTTATATCAATGATAAAAAAACTCAACAAGGGCAGAGTAGATATAATAGCAGGCAACAGAGAAGCAATATTTTATAAAATGGGACAGAATCATATCAATCCAAAAAATTACGAGGTCATATTTTCGATTGAAACAGCTCCGCTGTACTTCGCCTTTAATAAATATACAAGTGATGCTGTAGTAAGAAGATTTCAAATAGGAATTGATAAGATTAGAAAAGAAGGCAAGCTGGATTGGTTAGTAAGAACTTATCTTCCAGACAATTGA
- a CDS encoding portal protein gives MDLAENILSQYTDAKKDRDKWTGLWDELHSYYQPMKRSTIQQGQIGDEKIFESTPEYALNLLASGLGGLLTDGSDSWYKARHRDQSKADDTQVKEFLERVEEKLKHVFTGDDTGFAQHDHELLFEVCLLGTGAMYVEADPETLVRFSTLPLPQCVISESSKGRVDTLFREYEMSARAIMQEWKDKASDKVKEMAKKKPETKVAILHAVFPREGINKGIGAQNMPFGSVYMEKDSKTVLEESGYQEFPYMVPRWSKAAGEVFGRSPGMTALSDTRVLNAISKTELMGAEKMADRPMMVPDDSFLGPIRSGPGGISYYRAGTGDDVKHLPVDVDLAGTELMLERKEKSILRIFMYEIMASPEESGTATEWLIRQSEKLRLVKPVLTRLTSEYLVMLLKRVLGILHRSGELGPFPSGMTIDDIVLSVENAITRLRRAQESSGLPQVINSLAPFAQTPQERAEMMDNFDVDKIVRHQCDSNALPPSYLRDPDEVKARRNKRAEDMQAQQAVAGAGQLMNFAQQAQQLEDPNGGNAK, from the coding sequence ATGGATCTAGCTGAAAACATACTCAGCCAGTACACGGACGCCAAAAAGGACCGTGATAAGTGGACCGGGCTTTGGGATGAGCTGCACAGCTATTACCAGCCCATGAAGCGCAGCACCATCCAGCAGGGCCAGATCGGTGATGAAAAGATTTTTGAGTCCACACCTGAATACGCGCTGAACCTGCTGGCTTCCGGCCTTGGCGGTTTGCTCACTGACGGTTCCGACTCTTGGTACAAGGCCCGTCACCGTGACCAGAGCAAGGCTGATGACACGCAGGTAAAGGAATTTCTGGAAAGGGTTGAAGAAAAGCTGAAGCACGTTTTCACCGGTGATGATACCGGCTTTGCCCAGCATGACCACGAGCTGCTTTTTGAAGTCTGCCTGCTCGGTACCGGGGCCATGTACGTGGAAGCCGACCCGGAAACCCTTGTGAGGTTTTCCACCCTGCCGCTGCCCCAGTGCGTGATCAGCGAGTCTTCCAAGGGCCGGGTGGATACCCTGTTCCGGGAATACGAAATGAGCGCACGGGCCATTATGCAGGAATGGAAAGACAAGGCTTCGGACAAGGTCAAGGAGATGGCTAAGAAAAAGCCGGAAACCAAAGTGGCAATCCTGCATGCCGTGTTCCCGCGGGAAGGCATCAACAAGGGCATAGGTGCCCAGAACATGCCGTTCGGGTCGGTTTATATGGAAAAGGATTCCAAGACCGTGCTGGAAGAATCCGGCTATCAGGAATTTCCCTACATGGTTCCGCGCTGGTCAAAGGCTGCGGGTGAAGTTTTCGGACGCAGCCCCGGCATGACCGCACTTTCGGACACACGGGTGCTTAACGCCATAAGCAAGACCGAACTCATGGGCGCGGAAAAAATGGCAGATAGGCCGATGATGGTGCCGGATGACAGTTTTCTGGGGCCGATCCGCTCCGGGCCGGGCGGGATTTCATATTACCGCGCCGGCACCGGCGATGATGTGAAGCATTTGCCTGTAGATGTTGATCTTGCTGGTACCGAACTCATGTTGGAGCGCAAGGAAAAAAGCATCCTGCGCATCTTCATGTATGAGATCATGGCTTCCCCTGAAGAATCGGGAACGGCAACGGAATGGTTAATCCGTCAGAGCGAAAAGCTGCGGCTGGTTAAGCCGGTGCTGACCCGTTTGACTTCTGAATACTTGGTCATGCTGCTGAAGCGTGTGCTGGGAATCCTGCACCGATCCGGGGAGCTGGGTCCGTTTCCATCAGGAATGACCATTGATGACATTGTTCTGAGTGTTGAAAACGCAATCACCAGACTGCGCAGAGCACAGGAAAGCAGCGGATTGCCGCAGGTAATCAACTCATTGGCACCCTTTGCCCAGACTCCGCAGGAGCGTGCTGAAATGATGGATAACTTTGATGTGGACAAGATTGTCCGCCACCAGTGCGACAGCAACGCGCTGCCGCCGTCCTACCTGCGCGATCCTGACGAAGTGAAAGCTCGGCGCAATAAAAGAGCGGAAGACATGCAGGCCCAGCAGGCCGTGGCTGGAGCCGGTCAATTAATGAATTTTGCCCAACAGGCACAACAACTGGAGGACCCTAATGGCGGAAACGCAAAATGA
- a CDS encoding capsid assembly protein, protein MGKSLLEQGLGDTDDSEDTKLQNGDEGEAGADTSDEQNLNGDGEENGEDSGEEGEYPKGDAPKFMIPGEDATPEEMAEFFKAMGVPEDGAEYEYPESMAEMQDEISDEFRGVAKKLNLNKEQFNGVCDWVANKAEELGDLAEDSEVEIDRKEQVELFKKQHGKNAAKMADAALSAAKAIGGDELLKALGSAGNKVEVLNAFAEIAPLVTESKFKGPKKGKSGVYTREELRKMQQDPRFSDPTKRDDAYVKKVREGYKELTEQGE, encoded by the coding sequence ATGGGTAAATCCCTGCTGGAACAGGGCTTGGGGGACACGGACGATTCCGAGGACACCAAGCTTCAGAACGGAGATGAAGGCGAAGCCGGTGCGGATACTTCCGACGAGCAGAACCTGAATGGTGACGGCGAAGAAAATGGCGAGGATTCTGGAGAAGAAGGTGAATACCCTAAAGGAGATGCACCCAAGTTCATGATCCCCGGTGAAGATGCCACCCCGGAAGAAATGGCTGAGTTCTTCAAAGCCATGGGCGTGCCGGAAGACGGTGCTGAATACGAATACCCGGAAAGCATGGCTGAGATGCAGGACGAAATCAGCGATGAATTCAGGGGCGTAGCCAAGAAACTGAACCTGAACAAAGAACAGTTCAATGGTGTTTGCGACTGGGTAGCCAATAAGGCCGAAGAATTAGGTGATCTTGCGGAAGACAGCGAAGTCGAAATTGACCGCAAGGAACAGGTTGAACTGTTCAAGAAACAGCACGGCAAGAATGCCGCTAAAATGGCAGATGCCGCCTTGAGCGCGGCTAAGGCTATCGGCGGTGATGAACTTCTTAAGGCTCTTGGTTCTGCCGGAAACAAGGTGGAAGTATTGAATGCTTTCGCCGAGATTGCGCCGCTGGTGACTGAAAGTAAGTTCAAAGGGCCGAAGAAAGGTAAGTCAGGGGTTTATACCCGTGAGGAACTGCGAAAGATGCAACAGGACCCGCGCTTCAGCGATCCCACTAAACGGGATGATGCTTATGTGAAGAAGGTACGGGAAGGATATAAAGAATTAACTGAACAGGGAGAATAA
- a CDS encoding phage protein Gp27 family protein, with the protein MADNKVGRGRLSSIHTLPEEVRVFVVDALRDNRLSQKQILEQANELLEELEMEERISRSALNRFAMATERAAREVRVAREVAEQIVGDLGDIRHSDLGRATVEMVRTLTFKTANKMLAGEELDAESLKDLSLSVQRVQKAAMDCAKFELLARDAKKADEDDEPRDIVVTWADEEEGDE; encoded by the coding sequence GTGGCTGACAATAAAGTTGGCCGTGGTCGGCTCTCATCCATCCACACTCTGCCTGAAGAGGTTAGGGTCTTTGTTGTGGACGCGCTGCGGGACAATCGTTTGTCCCAGAAGCAGATCTTGGAACAAGCCAATGAACTGCTTGAAGAGCTGGAAATGGAAGAGAGGATCAGCAGGTCAGCTCTTAACCGTTTTGCCATGGCCACGGAACGAGCTGCGCGTGAAGTGCGTGTTGCCCGTGAAGTTGCGGAACAGATTGTGGGCGATCTCGGTGATATTCGCCACTCAGATCTGGGCCGCGCAACTGTTGAGATGGTTCGCACTCTGACTTTTAAAACAGCGAACAAAATGCTGGCCGGTGAAGAGCTGGATGCGGAATCCCTTAAGGATTTGTCGCTGTCTGTTCAGCGTGTCCAGAAAGCCGCCATGGACTGCGCCAAGTTCGAGCTGCTGGCCCGTGATGCCAAGAAGGCAGACGAGGACGATGAACCTAGAGACATTGTTGTCACCTGGGCTGATGAGGAAGAAGGCGATGAGTAA
- the thiH gene encoding 2-iminoacetate synthase ThiH, giving the protein MSFYPICAEYNDAPLAEQFGSITEHDVRRALNKTTLSPEDFLALLSPAAVPFLEEMAAKASQLTLQHFGRTIQLFTPLYMANFCTNKCVYCGFNTKNDIPRSQLGPEELEKEAKAIASTGLKHLLILTGDARAKSSPEYIESAVGILRKHFPSVSIEIYAMTEEEYSRLVEVGVDGMTMFQETYNEKLYPELHPAGPKHDYRFRLDAPERACKAGMRVVNIGALLGLDEWRNDALKTGIHAAYLQNKYPEVDIAVSLPRIRTHVGDAFTPKSLVSDTALVQNMLALRIFLPRCGITISTREAPDFRENILPLGVTRMSAGVSTEVGGHTCDEEEKVGQFDISDGRSVDEMCAVLRKHGYQPVFKDWHPLQEAS; this is encoded by the coding sequence ATGAGCTTCTATCCCATCTGCGCCGAATACAACGACGCCCCCCTTGCCGAGCAATTCGGATCCATAACTGAACACGATGTCAGGCGCGCCCTTAACAAGACAACTTTAAGCCCCGAAGACTTTCTTGCCCTGTTAAGCCCCGCAGCAGTTCCCTTTCTCGAAGAAATGGCCGCAAAAGCAAGTCAGCTGACCTTACAGCACTTCGGCAGGACCATTCAGCTGTTTACTCCGCTGTACATGGCTAACTTCTGCACCAATAAATGTGTTTATTGCGGCTTCAACACCAAAAACGACATTCCCCGCTCTCAATTGGGCCCGGAAGAACTGGAAAAAGAAGCCAAGGCAATTGCCTCCACCGGACTTAAGCACCTGCTTATCCTCACCGGGGATGCCCGGGCCAAATCTTCCCCGGAATACATTGAATCCGCTGTGGGAATCCTGCGTAAACACTTTCCGTCCGTATCCATTGAAATCTACGCCATGACCGAGGAAGAATACTCCCGTCTGGTTGAGGTCGGTGTGGACGGCATGACCATGTTTCAGGAAACCTACAACGAAAAGCTCTATCCGGAATTGCACCCTGCAGGACCGAAACACGATTACCGTTTCCGCCTTGATGCACCTGAAAGGGCCTGCAAAGCCGGAATGCGCGTGGTCAACATCGGCGCCCTGCTCGGCCTTGATGAATGGCGTAATGATGCCCTGAAAACAGGCATTCACGCCGCTTATCTGCAGAACAAATATCCCGAAGTAGACATCGCCGTATCACTGCCGCGTATCCGCACCCATGTGGGTGATGCCTTCACTCCCAAATCCCTTGTCAGCGACACCGCCCTTGTGCAGAACATGCTGGCCCTGCGTATATTCCTGCCCCGCTGCGGAATCACCATTTCCACCCGCGAAGCACCGGATTTCCGCGAGAACATCCTGCCGCTGGGCGTAACCCGCATGTCCGCAGGCGTTTCCACAGAAGTCGGCGGACATACCTGCGACGAAGAGGAAAAGGTAGGACAATTCGATATCAGTGATGGGCGCAGTGTGGACGAAATGTGCGCGGTGCTCCGTAAACACGGCTACCAGCCCGTATTCAAGGACTGGCATCCCTTGCAGGAAGCATCGTGA